DNA sequence from the Agromyces aureus genome:
GAGCGTCTCGCTCACGGGCGTCGTGAGCGTGTAGAGCGCCGCGAGCGCGACGGCGACGACGAGCCGCACGGCCATGACCGAGGCCGCCTCCCACCCGCCGAAGAGCACCTGCACGGGCACCGCGAACACGAGCACCCAGAGGATCGGCACGATCTGCCGCAGCGCCACCCGCGCGGGCACGCGAGCGAGCACGAAGAGCAGCAGGACGACGACGGATGCCGCGGCGAGCCACACGAGCGACGAGACCAGCGCGGCGACCGTGACGAACGCCGCCAGCAGCCCGAGCTTCACGAGCGCGGAGGCGCGGTGCACGATCGACGTGCCGGGGTGGAAGACGCCGATCACGCGATCAGCACCCGGTAGGCATCGAGCGCGACCGAGGGCACGTCGTCGGCGACGACCCGGCCGTGCTCCATGACGATCACGCGGTCGAAGTCCTCGAGGAGTTCGAGCTGGTGGCTGACGACGACGAGCTGCTGGTCGAGGCTCGCGAAGTGGCGTGCGATCAGCCGGGCGTTGCGCGCGTCGAGCAGCGTCGTCGGCTCGTCGGCCACGAGGATCTCGGGCTCGGCCACGAGCACCGAGGCGAGCGCCAGCAGCTGCTTCTGCCCGCCGGACAGCCGATGGGCCGGGCGGTCGGCGAGGTCGGTGAGCCCGAGGCGCTTGAGCGTCGCGTCGACACGCGCCGCGGCATCCGCCTTGTCGAGCTTGTGGCGACGCAGGGTGAAGGCGACGTCTTCGCGCACGGTGGGCATGACGATCTGGTTGTCGGCGTTCGTGAACACGAAGCCGACCCGGCGTCGCACCTCGCGGGCACGACGGGCGACGTCGAGTCCGTCGACGACCACGCGGCCGTCGGTGGGGGAGACGAGGCCATTGATCATGCGCGCGAGCGTGGACTTGCCGGAGCCGTTGGCGCCGACGATGCCGATTCGGCGCTCGGTCAGCACGAGCGAGACCTCGTCGACGACCCGCTCGGCGCCGAAGTCGTGGCTCACGCCGTCGAACACGATCTCGCTCATTCCGCCTTCTCCACGATGATCGCCACGCCCTGGCCGCCGCCGATCGAGCAGGCCGCGAGGCCGGGCCTCGGGTCGTCGGTCGCGGCCATACGCGCGGCCAGGCGCACGAGCAGTACGGCTCCGGATGCCCCCCACGGGTGTCCGAGGGCGATGGCCCCGCCGTCGCCGCTGATGAGCTCCTCGTCGAGCTCGAGCTCGTCGCTCACAGCGAGCACCTGGGCGGCGAACGCCTCGGTGATCTCGACGAAGCCCAGATCACGGGCCGCGAGGCCGGCCCTGGCGAGTGCGACACGTGCGGCGGGCGCCGCGCCGAGGCCGGGCAGGGCCGGATCGCCGCCGGCGACGGCCGCGGCGCGGATGCGCAGTGCGGGCAGTCCGAGCTCGCGCGCGACGCGCTCGGTCGTCACGGCCATCGCCGCCGCGCCGTCGGAGAACCCGCACGAGTTGCCCGCGGTCACGGTCGCCTCGTACGACGACGAGAACGCGGGGGCGAACCGGGCCAGCGTGGCCGCGTCGAGGCTCGCGCGCGGCCGGTCGTCGCGAGCCACGCCGTCGACGGCCACGATCTCGGTCTCGAAGAGCCCGGCATCGCGGGCGGATGTCGCCAGCGCATGCGAGCGCGCAGCCCAGGCGTCCTGCCTGGCGCGCGTGATGCCGCGCACGACGGCGAGGCGGTCGGCGGCCGGCCCCATGTCGGGATCGGGGAAGCCCGGGGGAGCGAAGGGCGCACGCGCGTACCGTTCACCCGACTCGGGCCACACGCGGTGCGGGGCCGTTGACGCCGACTCGGCGCCGCCCGCGAGCACGAGCTGCGCGTCGCCGGCCTTCACGCGCGACGCGGCCTGCAGCACGGCGTCGAGCCCCGAGCCGCACTGGCGGTCGACCGTGACGCCGGGCACCTCGAAGCCGAGCCCGGCGCGCAACGCGGCCACGCGTGCGACATCGCCCCCAGGGCCCATGCAGTTGCCGAGGATCACGTCGTCGATGTGCAGCCCGGAGGGAGAGACGAGCCGTGCGACCTCGGCGAGCACGGGCGCCGCCAGCGCATCGACGGTGTGCGCCGCGAACCCACGGCCCGCGGTGCCGATCGCGGTGCGGCGTCCGGCGACGATCACGGGCGCGGCATCGAGGCCGCCGCGGGTCATGCGCCGCTCCCGGCCGGTGCGCCGAGGTGGGGCGCACCGGGGTGTGGTGCGCCGAGCCATCCGTTCGCCAGGGCGGCGCGCACCTCGCCCCTGGCGATCTTGCCCGACGCCGTGCGGGGAACCCGGGCGGCGAACCAACGCCTCGGAAGCTCGTCGACGGGCATCTTGCGCCGCGCCGCGTCGGCGACCTCGGCGAGGGCGACGCCCTCGAAGAGTTCGACGACCGCGACGATGCGCTCGCCGAGGAGCTCGTGAGGCTCGCCGATGACGGCCGCCGCCCGCACACCCGGGATCGCCTCGAGGCGCGCCTCGACCTG
Encoded proteins:
- a CDS encoding thiolase family protein, producing MTRGGLDAAPVIVAGRRTAIGTAGRGFAAHTVDALAAPVLAEVARLVSPSGLHIDDVILGNCMGPGGDVARVAALRAGLGFEVPGVTVDRQCGSGLDAVLQAASRVKAGDAQLVLAGGAESASTAPHRVWPESGERYARAPFAPPGFPDPDMGPAADRLAVVRGITRARQDAWAARSHALATSARDAGLFETEIVAVDGVARDDRPRASLDAATLARFAPAFSSSYEATVTAGNSCGFSDGAAAMAVTTERVARELGLPALRIRAAAVAGGDPALPGLGAAPAARVALARAGLAARDLGFVEITEAFAAQVLAVSDELELDEELISGDGGAIALGHPWGASGAVLLVRLAARMAATDDPRPGLAACSIGGGQGVAIIVEKAE
- a CDS encoding energy-coupling factor ABC transporter ATP-binding protein encodes the protein MSEIVFDGVSHDFGAERVVDEVSLVLTERRIGIVGANGSGKSTLARMINGLVSPTDGRVVVDGLDVARRAREVRRRVGFVFTNADNQIVMPTVREDVAFTLRRHKLDKADAAARVDATLKRLGLTDLADRPAHRLSGGQKQLLALASVLVAEPEILVADEPTTLLDARNARLIARHFASLDQQLVVVSHQLELLEDFDRVIVMEHGRVVADDVPSVALDAYRVLIA
- a CDS encoding energy-coupling factor transporter transmembrane component T family protein; the encoded protein is MIGVFHPGTSIVHRASALVKLGLLAAFVTVAALVSSLVWLAAASVVVLLLFVLARVPARVALRQIVPILWVLVFAVPVQVLFGGWEAASVMAVRLVVAVALAALYTLTTPVSETLDAMQAVLRPFRRWVDADRVGLALALTIRCVPLLADLVREVMEARKARGAEGSLLALAVPVIVRALRTAEHLGEALTARGFDD